A stretch of the Candidatus Binataceae bacterium genome encodes the following:
- a CDS encoding enoyl-CoA hydratase/isomerase family protein has translation MASIKLADYAMRYKHVAMERREGILQMTFHTTGDELKWSAEVHEEMSYAFYDVARDYENRCVIMTGAGEAFCAAMDTGGGPAGLQVDEDNVGAEKPAPPPAGIPSTTWDHIYSDAKYLLTNLLNIETPMIAAVNGPALIHAELAVMCDIVIAADHAVFQDAPHFPNGIVPGDGVHIVWPLILGPNRGRYFLLTGQKIAATEALRLGVVSEVVTPAQLLPRAWELARQIVARPSLTTRYARVALAQQLKKLMLENLGYGLALEGLGGAAFWPGAKN, from the coding sequence ATGGCTTCGATCAAGCTCGCGGACTACGCGATGCGTTATAAGCACGTCGCGATGGAACGGCGCGAAGGCATCCTGCAGATGACCTTCCATACGACCGGCGATGAACTCAAGTGGAGCGCCGAAGTCCACGAGGAGATGTCCTACGCCTTTTACGACGTCGCGCGCGACTATGAGAATCGTTGCGTGATTATGACCGGCGCCGGCGAGGCCTTCTGCGCCGCGATGGATACCGGCGGCGGCCCGGCGGGACTGCAAGTCGATGAAGATAACGTAGGGGCCGAGAAGCCCGCGCCGCCACCCGCCGGGATTCCCTCGACGACCTGGGATCACATCTACTCCGACGCGAAATACCTCCTGACCAACCTGCTGAATATCGAGACGCCGATGATCGCCGCAGTCAACGGGCCGGCGCTGATCCACGCCGAGCTGGCGGTGATGTGCGATATCGTGATCGCGGCGGACCACGCGGTCTTTCAGGACGCGCCGCATTTCCCTAACGGTATCGTGCCCGGCGACGGGGTGCATATCGTCTGGCCCTTGATCCTGGGTCCGAACCGGGGCCGTTATTTTTTGCTCACCGGCCAGAAGATCGCCGCCACCGAGGCGCTGCGCCTGGGGGTCGTCAGCGAGGTGGTGACGCCGGCGCAGCTCTTGCCGCGCGCCTGGGAGCTGGCCCGGCAGATCGTCGCGCGTCCGTCGCTGACGACGCGCTATGCGCGCGTCGCCCTTGCGCAGCAGTTAAAAAAACTGATGCTCGAAAATCTCGGCTATGGGTTGGCGCTCGAAGGTCTGGGCGGTGCGGCCTTCTGGCCCGGGGCCAAAAACTGA
- a CDS encoding MFS transporter codes for MSDQFPEQPPAETSLPDAERAAIASPRGWLVAFRAMRHRNFRLFFGGQLISLIGTWMQTVAQSWLVLKLSNSAMMLGLVSFASFVPILLVALFAGVIIDHVDRRRLIIVTQVLLMLSALALAILTWTGAVRVEHVIILAAFNGFVSAFDMPARQAFVVEMVGKEDLPNAIALNSMIFNGARAIGPAVAGLLIAITGTAMCFFLNGISYLAAIWSLFAMHLAIGKSAPSFGGKMLKSLKEGLVYVWEHQPTRILLAVVAINSGFGITYSVLIPVFARDILKVGAHGYGFLMAAQGIGAVLGAVYLASRPERGPALRHTLTAGLFCTAIATIAFGLSRNMALSLLAQLIVGAGIINYMAGTNTMLQLFVSDRLRGRVMSIYTLSFIGLAPLGALEVGFVGEHVSPEVAVIVCGVISLGCGLLLLTGLPAIAAAQAALSVALPAAD; via the coding sequence ATGTCTGATCAGTTCCCCGAGCAACCGCCTGCCGAGACTTCACTGCCCGACGCCGAGCGCGCCGCGATCGCGTCGCCGCGCGGCTGGCTGGTGGCCTTTCGCGCGATGCGCCATCGGAACTTCCGGCTCTTCTTCGGCGGCCAATTAATCTCGCTGATCGGCACCTGGATGCAGACCGTCGCGCAGTCGTGGCTGGTGCTCAAGCTCAGCAACTCCGCGATGATGCTCGGCCTCGTTTCGTTCGCGAGCTTCGTGCCGATCCTGCTGGTCGCGCTGTTTGCCGGCGTGATTATCGATCATGTCGATCGGCGCCGCCTGATCATCGTGACCCAGGTTCTTTTGATGTTGAGCGCCCTCGCACTCGCGATCCTGACCTGGACCGGCGCGGTTCGCGTCGAGCATGTCATCATCCTCGCCGCCTTCAACGGCTTCGTCAGCGCTTTCGATATGCCCGCCCGCCAGGCCTTCGTGGTCGAGATGGTCGGCAAGGAAGACCTGCCGAACGCGATCGCCCTTAACTCAATGATTTTCAATGGCGCGCGGGCGATCGGGCCTGCGGTCGCCGGGCTGCTGATCGCGATAACCGGCACCGCGATGTGCTTTTTTCTGAACGGCATCAGCTACCTTGCCGCCATCTGGAGCCTGTTCGCGATGCATCTCGCGATCGGGAAGAGCGCGCCGAGCTTTGGCGGCAAGATGCTGAAAAGCCTCAAAGAAGGGCTCGTCTATGTCTGGGAGCATCAACCGACGCGCATTCTGCTCGCCGTCGTCGCGATCAACAGCGGCTTCGGCATCACCTATTCAGTGCTGATTCCGGTCTTTGCGCGCGACATCCTCAAAGTCGGCGCGCATGGGTACGGGTTCCTGATGGCGGCGCAGGGGATCGGCGCGGTGCTCGGCGCGGTCTACCTCGCCTCGCGCCCCGAACGCGGTCCGGCGCTGCGCCATACGTTGACTGCGGGTCTATTCTGCACCGCGATCGCGACCATCGCTTTCGGGCTTTCGCGTAACATGGCGCTTTCGCTGCTGGCCCAACTGATAGTTGGCGCGGGCATCATCAATTACATGGCGGGCACCAACACGATGCTGCAACTGTTCGTCTCCGACCGCCTGCGCGGCCGCGTGATGAGCATCTACACGCTCTCGTTCATCGGGCTGGCGCCGCTCGGCGCACTCGAAGTGGGTTTCGTCGGCGAGCACGTCAGTCCCGAGGTCGCGGTCATCGTCTGCGGCGTGATTTCACTGGGATGCGGGTTGTTGCTGCTGACCGGTCTGCCGGCGATCGCCGCGGCGCAGGCGGCGCTCAGCGTCGCGCTGCCGGCCGCCGACTAG
- the selA gene encoding L-seryl-tRNA(Sec) selenium transferase, which yields MASGARKLKRTAADGERPAALRNLPSVEACLGAAERDAALAPLSHEYLKTLMRRVLRELRGEPEALAAALATGEPPVEEILRRVRLAVAAEDEPLQSVVNATGVVIHTNLGRALLAESAIAAMVRAARAPVNLEYDLARGERGDRDDVVQKALCALTGAEAATVVNNNAAALLLVLNTLADGREVIVSRGELIEIGGSFRLPELMARSGARLREVGATNRTHAADYVAAIGPATALLMKVHPSNYQITGYTAVVELAELAAIARAHELEVVEDLGAGALIDLGALGLPREPLVRERIAAGAALVTFSGDKLLGGPQAGIIVGRRQLIERLKHNPLWRALRCDKLRLAALAATLQLYQRSRTHTAELPTLRMLLRTPAELTAVAARAREILIERLGPPFAIAIVASAAQIGSGSQPVARLESCALRVTHPHLSANAIAAAFRRAKVIGRVHDDAFLLDLRAIEDPALLAVTPSFD from the coding sequence ATGGCCTCGGGCGCGCGCAAGCTCAAACGAACCGCCGCTGACGGCGAGCGGCCGGCCGCGCTGCGCAACCTGCCTTCAGTGGAAGCCTGCCTGGGCGCCGCCGAGCGCGACGCGGCGCTCGCGCCCCTCAGTCACGAATATCTCAAAACCCTGATGCGTCGCGTACTGCGCGAACTACGCGGCGAACCCGAGGCGCTCGCTGCTGCGCTGGCCACCGGAGAACCGCCGGTCGAAGAAATTTTGCGCCGCGTGCGGCTCGCCGTCGCGGCGGAGGACGAGCCGCTGCAAAGCGTCGTCAATGCGACCGGTGTCGTGATCCACACCAACCTCGGGCGCGCGCTTCTGGCCGAAAGCGCGATCGCCGCGATGGTGCGGGCGGCGCGCGCCCCGGTCAATCTGGAATACGACCTCGCACGTGGGGAGCGGGGCGACCGCGATGACGTGGTCCAGAAGGCCTTGTGCGCCCTCACCGGCGCCGAGGCCGCGACCGTCGTCAACAACAATGCCGCCGCGCTCCTGCTAGTGCTGAACACGCTGGCGGACGGGCGCGAAGTCATCGTCTCGCGCGGCGAGCTGATCGAGATCGGCGGCTCCTTCCGCCTGCCCGAGCTGATGGCGCGCAGTGGTGCGCGTCTGCGCGAAGTCGGCGCCACCAACCGCACCCATGCTGCCGATTACGTCGCGGCGATCGGTCCCGCCACCGCGCTGCTGATGAAAGTCCATCCGTCGAATTATCAGATCACCGGCTACACCGCCGTGGTGGAACTGGCGGAGCTGGCCGCGATCGCGCGCGCGCACGAGCTCGAGGTCGTCGAGGATCTCGGGGCCGGCGCGCTGATCGACCTGGGCGCACTGGGCCTCCCGCGCGAGCCGCTGGTGCGCGAGCGGATAGCGGCAGGCGCAGCGCTGGTAACCTTCTCCGGCGACAAGCTGCTCGGCGGTCCGCAGGCCGGAATCATCGTCGGCCGACGGCAACTGATCGAACGCCTCAAGCACAATCCATTATGGCGAGCGCTGCGCTGCGACAAGCTGCGGCTCGCCGCGCTCGCGGCGACGCTGCAACTCTATCAGCGCAGCCGCACGCACACCGCCGAACTGCCGACGCTGCGAATGCTGCTGCGGACGCCCGCCGAACTCACGGCGGTTGCGGCGCGGGCCCGCGAAATTCTGATCGAGCGGCTCGGGCCGCCCTTCGCGATCGCGATCGTTGCCAGCGCGGCGCAGATTGGCTCGGGCTCGCAGCCGGTCGCCCGCCTCGAATCCTGCGCACTCAGAGTCACTCATCCGCACTTGAGTGCGAACGCGATCGCCGCCGCCTTTCGCCGCGCCAAAGTGATCGGCCGCGTTCACGATGACGCCTTTCTCCTCGACCTTCGCGCCATCGAGGATCCTGCGCTCCTCGCCGTGACGCCGTCTTTCGACTAG
- a CDS encoding dodecin, with product MPDKTYKIVEVVGVSNESMSDAVKHAVNKARQTLRNLDWFEVKAVRGSVHAGELQYQVEVRIGFRLEGDPV from the coding sequence ATGCCCGATAAAACCTACAAAATTGTGGAAGTCGTCGGCGTTTCGAACGAGAGCATGTCCGATGCGGTGAAACATGCCGTGAACAAGGCGCGGCAGACGCTGCGCAACCTCGATTGGTTCGAGGTCAAGGCGGTACGCGGTTCGGTTCACGCTGGCGAACTGCAATATCAGGTCGAGGTCCGCATCGGCTTTCGCCTCGAGGGCGATCCCGTCTGA
- a CDS encoding TonB family protein yields MKSCPRCGKSYPDSETFCEADGTALTIGPAGGGRATTVMTGAEAVGSEGVECPVCGGKAQPGEVICNFCGTRLAPDPSGSESISPSRAGAQTRANPEAFVPASERIRSQPLPPANEDEEVSTGRSILSLLGFTLAAVAALGAGVWLAIYLSGRHQAPPIAQSSPAPAAISSPSVTLARNIAIQITGDMAGVMQRDAKSMAKVFEDNRAGLDSVYADARTSSPTLSDGMIMRLHVTADGTVSDGSVLISTAPNPSLDAAAVKAAGGWKFAPASGTGVDATYPLIFAGSDADAAAIESDLSAKFASLAPNTTPEYALSPAIAPSPAEAAATPAAAPSPPEAASIPPPVVAPAPRPVHHKPVVHKPPPLIERVNDTLRADRKLRRVQAYTSGGNVTIFGKVFNDDDRSLAEQTVRGISGVTSVTNNLTTDTADWARNATIINQQLQAAGLTGVTVKVIGSRAYLSGQVKTDLEKDRAVTITQSAAPVVVGTNLIRVVPPGLF; encoded by the coding sequence ATGAAGAGTTGCCCGCGCTGCGGCAAGTCATATCCTGATAGCGAGACCTTTTGCGAGGCCGACGGCACCGCACTGACCATCGGTCCAGCCGGCGGCGGGCGCGCTACCACCGTGATGACCGGCGCTGAAGCCGTCGGTAGCGAAGGTGTCGAATGTCCGGTCTGCGGTGGTAAGGCGCAACCCGGCGAGGTGATCTGCAATTTCTGCGGCACCCGTCTGGCCCCCGATCCGAGCGGGTCGGAATCTATATCGCCCTCGCGCGCCGGCGCTCAGACTCGCGCAAATCCCGAGGCTTTCGTCCCGGCTAGCGAACGCATACGTTCACAGCCGCTGCCCCCGGCGAACGAAGATGAGGAAGTCTCCACCGGTCGCAGCATCCTGAGCCTGCTGGGCTTCACGCTGGCCGCAGTGGCGGCCTTGGGCGCCGGTGTCTGGCTCGCTATCTATCTGAGCGGACGGCATCAGGCGCCGCCGATTGCACAGAGTTCGCCCGCGCCCGCCGCGATCAGCTCGCCGTCGGTGACGCTTGCCAGGAACATCGCGATCCAGATTACCGGCGACATGGCCGGCGTAATGCAGCGCGATGCCAAGAGCATGGCCAAGGTCTTTGAGGACAACCGCGCAGGGCTCGACAGCGTCTATGCGGACGCGCGGACGTCGAGTCCGACGCTGAGCGACGGCATGATCATGCGCCTTCACGTCACAGCTGACGGCACGGTGAGCGATGGCTCGGTGCTGATCTCGACCGCGCCCAATCCGAGCCTGGACGCCGCCGCGGTCAAGGCCGCCGGCGGATGGAAATTCGCGCCCGCGAGCGGCACCGGCGTCGACGCTACCTATCCGCTAATCTTCGCCGGCAGCGACGCGGACGCCGCGGCAATCGAGTCGGACCTTAGCGCCAAGTTCGCCAGCCTTGCCCCCAATACGACGCCTGAGTATGCGCTTTCACCCGCGATCGCCCCCAGCCCGGCCGAAGCCGCAGCGACGCCGGCCGCAGCGCCGTCACCACCGGAAGCGGCTTCGATTCCTCCCCCAGTGGTGGCGCCGGCGCCCCGTCCCGTGCATCACAAACCCGTCGTGCACAAGCCGCCGCCGCTTATCGAGCGGGTCAACGACACGCTGCGCGCCGATCGCAAGCTGCGCCGCGTCCAGGCTTACACCAGCGGCGGCAACGTCACGATTTTCGGCAAGGTCTTTAACGACGATGATCGCTCGCTCGCCGAACAGACCGTGCGCGGAATCAGCGGCGTCACCTCGGTGACCAATAATCTCACGACCGACACGGCCGACTGGGCGCGCAACGCGACCATCATCAATCAGCAGTTGCAGGCCGCCGGACTCACCGGCGTCACCGTCAAGGTCATCGGCAGCCGCGCCTATCTGAGTGGCCAGGTTAAGACCGATCTCGAGAAGGACCGCGCAGTAACGATCACCCAATCCGCCGCGCCGGTCGTCGTCGGCACCAATCTTATCCGCGTCGTGCCGCCAGGACTTTTTTGA
- a CDS encoding SCP2 sterol-binding domain-containing protein — translation MADTPTSCQEVFDNMAGRLNKDAAKGLNAVYQFDLSGDGGGKWTVLINNEQCQVQSGAHASPNITLSMAANDYLDMVNGKLNGQMAFMTGKLKIAGDMGLALKLQSLFT, via the coding sequence ATGGCAGATACGCCGACTTCGTGTCAGGAAGTGTTCGATAACATGGCTGGCCGTCTCAACAAGGACGCCGCCAAGGGATTGAACGCGGTCTATCAGTTCGACCTTTCCGGCGATGGTGGCGGCAAATGGACGGTGTTAATCAACAACGAGCAGTGCCAAGTGCAATCCGGCGCCCACGCTTCCCCCAACATCACGCTTTCGATGGCCGCCAATGATTACCTTGACATGGTCAACGGCAAGCTGAACGGTCAGATGGCGTTCATGACCGGTAAACTGAAAATCGCCGGCGATATGGGCTTGGCGCTGAAACTTCAGAGCCTCTTCACCTAA
- a CDS encoding FtsX-like permease family protein has translation MNYELQIALRYLKARRRDAFISVTTVFTAVGVMLGVAALIIVLAVMRGFEVSLRQRILSLTPQVEIQSDAGAMANYPEIQARAASIKGVAGADPFIVAQGMASSAHGLSGVYVRGVEPDNPVIVARFRDYMQQGSLASLARDASANDGTVAIGATLAEKLKVAGGDPLNLIVPIMAATGELSSRTGHFTVGAIFATGVGLVDNNLMFMELGRAQKFFGRAGRADGVEIRLNRLDDTASVTLALRSSLGKGYRVSNWTEYNQTAAAGFELLKRVYALVLLMLIGVAAFNLVATLIMVVMEKRKDIAVLMAMGATPRGIHRIFVLKGLIVGSIGTGAGLIFGALGCFLLARYHFIHIEKKIYGIATLPIDAHPLSFAVVAVASMALCWVAALYPARQASRELPVAIFRS, from the coding sequence TTGAATTATGAATTGCAAATCGCGCTGCGCTACCTGAAAGCGCGGCGGCGCGACGCCTTTATCTCGGTCACGACGGTTTTTACCGCAGTGGGCGTGATGCTGGGGGTCGCCGCGCTGATCATCGTGCTGGCGGTGATGCGCGGATTCGAGGTGAGCCTCCGGCAGCGCATCCTGAGCCTCACGCCGCAGGTCGAGATCCAGAGTGACGCGGGCGCGATGGCGAATTACCCCGAGATTCAGGCGCGCGCCGCGAGCATCAAAGGCGTCGCCGGCGCTGATCCCTTCATCGTGGCGCAGGGCATGGCGTCGTCGGCGCACGGCCTGAGCGGCGTCTATGTGCGGGGCGTCGAGCCGGATAATCCGGTCATCGTCGCGCGCTTTCGCGATTATATGCAGCAGGGTTCGCTAGCCAGCCTCGCCCGCGACGCGAGCGCGAACGACGGGACGGTCGCAATCGGCGCGACCCTGGCGGAGAAGCTCAAGGTGGCGGGGGGCGATCCGCTCAACTTGATCGTGCCGATCATGGCGGCGACGGGTGAGCTGAGCAGCCGCACCGGGCATTTCACGGTCGGCGCGATCTTCGCCACCGGGGTGGGGCTGGTCGACAACAACCTGATGTTCATGGAACTTGGACGTGCGCAAAAATTCTTCGGACGCGCCGGCCGCGCCGACGGCGTCGAAATCCGGCTCAACCGGCTCGACGACACCGCATCGGTCACGCTCGCGCTGAGATCCAGCCTCGGCAAGGGCTACCGAGTCAGCAACTGGACGGAATACAACCAGACGGCGGCGGCCGGCTTTGAACTGCTCAAACGGGTTTACGCGCTGGTGCTGCTGATGCTGATCGGGGTGGCCGCGTTCAACCTGGTCGCTACGCTGATCATGGTGGTGATGGAGAAGCGCAAGGATATCGCCGTGCTGATGGCGATGGGCGCCACGCCGCGCGGCATCCATCGCATCTTCGTGCTCAAGGGGCTGATCGTCGGCTCAATCGGGACGGGCGCGGGCCTCATCTTCGGTGCGCTCGGATGCTTTCTGCTGGCGCGCTACCACTTCATCCATATCGAAAAGAAAATTTATGGCATCGCGACGCTGCCGATCGACGCTCATCCCTTGAGCTTCGCGGTGGTAGCGGTGGCGTCGATGGCGCTGTGCTGGGTAGCGGCGCTTTATCCGGCGCGTCAGGCGTCGCGCGAGTTGCCGGTCGCGATCTTCCGTTCCTGA
- a CDS encoding CoA transferase, producing MKRYAFEGIHVLDFTWYGVGPVTVKYLADNGADVIRIESQTRLDGLRQAPPWKDAQPGIDNSQFFASFNTSKKGVTLDMSQPRAREIFLRMLPWADVVTESFTPKTLRNWELDYARLSAIKPDLIMLSTCMQGQTGPHRDYPGFGNLMAALSGFYHIAGYSETELCPPYGAYTDFIAPRFAACALMAALDYKRRTGQGQYIDMAQSEAALHFLAPALTDYFATGNVLGPCANESARYASHGAYRCADEDGHERWIAIAVATDEEWSALLRVLGDTPAPPRLATLDARLKGRAAVDELVGDRVRERSAEELTVALQAAGVAAYPVQNCMDLHRDENLAAFDFWHWLDHPHMGPSPYEGLEHRLSSTPGGLRFPAPTLGQHNDEVLGGMLGMSAAEIAQLKQDKVVF from the coding sequence ATGAAGCGTTACGCTTTTGAAGGCATCCATGTCCTGGATTTCACCTGGTACGGCGTCGGTCCAGTGACGGTCAAGTATCTCGCTGACAACGGCGCTGATGTCATTCGGATCGAGTCGCAGACGCGATTGGACGGGTTGCGGCAGGCACCGCCGTGGAAGGACGCCCAACCGGGCATCGACAATAGCCAGTTCTTCGCCAGCTTCAACACCTCGAAAAAGGGCGTTACGCTCGACATGAGTCAGCCGCGGGCGCGCGAGATTTTTCTCCGGATGCTGCCGTGGGCCGACGTCGTGACGGAGAGTTTTACGCCGAAGACATTGCGCAACTGGGAGCTCGACTATGCACGGCTGAGTGCGATCAAACCCGATCTGATCATGCTCTCGACCTGCATGCAGGGTCAGACGGGACCGCATCGCGACTACCCCGGCTTCGGCAACCTGATGGCGGCGCTGTCGGGGTTTTACCATATCGCCGGCTATTCCGAGACAGAGTTGTGTCCGCCATACGGCGCCTACACGGATTTCATCGCGCCACGCTTCGCGGCCTGCGCGCTGATGGCCGCACTCGACTACAAGCGGCGCACGGGTCAAGGTCAATATATCGATATGGCGCAATCCGAAGCGGCCCTGCACTTTCTCGCGCCGGCGCTGACGGATTACTTTGCGACCGGCAATGTGCTGGGCCCGTGCGCCAATGAATCCGCGCGCTACGCGTCGCATGGCGCTTATCGCTGCGCCGACGAGGACGGCCACGAGCGCTGGATCGCGATCGCGGTCGCTACCGATGAGGAATGGTCGGCGCTGCTGCGAGTGCTCGGCGACACGCCCGCGCCGCCGCGGCTGGCTACGCTCGACGCACGGCTCAAAGGTCGCGCCGCAGTGGACGAGTTGGTCGGGGACCGGGTGCGCGAGCGCAGCGCCGAAGAACTGACCGTCGCGCTGCAAGCTGCGGGCGTCGCCGCCTATCCGGTGCAGAATTGTATGGACCTCCATCGCGACGAAAACCTCGCCGCCTTCGATTTCTGGCATTGGCTTGACCATCCGCACATGGGACCCTCGCCCTACGAGGGACTCGAGCATCGGCTGAGCAGCACGCCAGGCGGGCTGCGCTTTCCGGCGCCGACGCTGGGACAGCATAACGACGAAGTTCTGGGTGGGATGCTCGGGATGAGCGCGGCGGAGATCGCCCAACTCAAACAGGATAAAGTGGTGTTCTGA
- a CDS encoding CoA transferase yields the protein MGSELMKGFRMLDLADEKGALCGKIFADMGADVIKVEPPAGCSTRSIPPFLENVAGPDRSLYAIAYHAGKRSITLNLESIEGRGLLAELVKQSDFLVESFPLGYLDALGLGYEALEGLNPRIIHTSITPFGDKGPAKDYKVADIVSWASGGMMFLMGEEGRPPLQMSQPQAGLHAGAEAAVASMIAHYPRELEGRGQHAIVDMQACIVWTLMNEQAMPMLHGDYLRRSGVFTGAIGGRRKTVFKCNDGFVSGLIAGGAYLPSTNALIGWMKEEGAAPDWLIEEGGLKVLTPGSFMTAGAEALKELDMAEAAVERFLLTKTKAEIWANILKRRILAAPVRTVADIAADPQLKAREYFVELESAPLKRRLTLPGAFAKLSKTPIGPASAAPRIGEHNHDVYGGLLGLTPARLGELRAAGVV from the coding sequence ATGGGCTCGGAGTTGATGAAGGGCTTTCGGATGCTCGATCTGGCTGACGAGAAGGGCGCGCTGTGCGGCAAAATTTTTGCCGACATGGGCGCCGACGTGATCAAGGTCGAGCCGCCGGCGGGCTGCTCGACGCGCAGCATCCCGCCTTTTCTCGAAAACGTGGCTGGTCCTGATCGCAGCCTCTACGCGATCGCGTATCACGCCGGCAAGCGCTCGATTACGCTGAATCTCGAGTCCATCGAGGGTCGCGGCCTGCTCGCTGAATTGGTCAAACAATCAGACTTTCTGGTTGAGTCCTTTCCGCTGGGCTACCTGGACGCGCTCGGGCTCGGCTATGAGGCGCTCGAAGGCCTGAACCCGCGCATCATCCATACGTCGATTACGCCGTTCGGCGACAAGGGTCCGGCCAAGGACTACAAAGTAGCGGATATTGTTAGCTGGGCGTCAGGTGGAATGATGTTCCTGATGGGCGAGGAGGGCCGTCCGCCGCTCCAGATGTCGCAGCCGCAGGCGGGACTTCATGCCGGCGCCGAGGCCGCGGTCGCGTCGATGATCGCGCATTATCCGCGCGAGCTCGAAGGGCGGGGCCAGCACGCCATCGTTGACATGCAGGCCTGTATCGTCTGGACGCTGATGAATGAACAGGCGATGCCGATGCTGCACGGCGATTATTTGCGGCGCAGCGGCGTCTTCACCGGCGCGATCGGCGGGCGGCGCAAGACCGTCTTCAAGTGCAACGATGGGTTTGTCTCGGGGCTTATCGCGGGGGGCGCTTATCTGCCCTCGACCAACGCGCTGATTGGCTGGATGAAGGAAGAAGGCGCTGCGCCCGACTGGCTAATCGAGGAAGGCGGCCTGAAAGTGCTGACGCCGGGGAGCTTCATGACGGCTGGGGCCGAGGCGCTCAAAGAGCTCGACATGGCCGAGGCGGCGGTCGAGCGGTTTCTTTTGACCAAGACCAAGGCCGAAATCTGGGCAAACATTCTCAAGCGGCGTATCCTGGCGGCACCGGTGAGGACCGTAGCCGATATTGCGGCCGACCCGCAGCTCAAGGCGCGCGAATATTTTGTCGAGCTCGAATCGGCGCCGCTCAAGCGCAGGCTCACGCTTCCTGGAGCGTTCGCGAAGTTGAGCAAGACTCCGATAGGACCGGCGAGTGCGGCGCCGCGAATCGGCGAACATAATCACGACGTTTATGGCGGGCTGCTCGGCCTCACGCCTGCGCGGCTGGGCGAACTGCGGGCCGCGGGCGTCGTCTGA
- a CDS encoding replication-associated recombination protein A, which translates to MARRTEESSGPGLFKPRRQVSQPLADRMRPRTLEEVVGQEHLLGAGKLLSQIAAAGARHSLILWGPPGTGKTTIANLLAQTSGAIFKTMSAVTAGVADLREAVRDARRALDFDGRRTVLFVDEIHRWNRAQQDAILPHVESGLITLIGATTENPSFEVIAPLLSRARVVVLEPLAEDAIATLLKRAMSDRERGLGAAGLSIGEVGLAEILRFAGGDARRALGTLEVAAELAGQSGRDAITADDVREAAQHKALLYDRAGDEHYNVISAFIKSMRGSDPDAALYWMTRMVEAGEEPLFIARRMVIFAAEDVGNADPRALQIALAVKDAVDFVGLPEGIIPLAQGVTYLAGAPKSNAAYRGMTAAREDARSFGALPVPLHLRNAPTPLMRGLGYGAEYQYPHDYADAIANQSYLPEKLEGKIYYTPTDRGEELRLREYLETVHQRRRKSRETK; encoded by the coding sequence ATGGCGCGACGCACTGAAGAGAGCAGCGGACCGGGACTCTTCAAGCCGCGTCGCCAAGTCAGCCAGCCCCTGGCCGATCGGATGCGCCCGCGCACGCTTGAAGAAGTCGTCGGCCAGGAGCATCTGCTTGGTGCGGGCAAGCTGCTCAGTCAGATCGCCGCCGCCGGTGCGCGTCATTCGCTGATCTTGTGGGGTCCGCCCGGTACCGGCAAAACCACGATCGCGAACTTGCTCGCGCAAACCTCGGGAGCGATCTTCAAGACCATGAGCGCGGTGACGGCCGGCGTCGCCGACTTGCGCGAGGCGGTCCGCGACGCCCGTCGCGCGCTCGACTTTGACGGCCGGCGCACCGTGCTGTTTGTCGACGAAATTCACCGCTGGAACCGCGCCCAGCAGGACGCGATCCTGCCCCACGTCGAGAGCGGGCTGATCACCTTGATCGGTGCGACCACGGAGAATCCGTCCTTCGAGGTCATCGCGCCGCTGCTTTCGCGCGCCCGCGTCGTGGTGCTCGAGCCGCTTGCCGAGGACGCGATCGCGACTCTCCTCAAGCGCGCGATGAGCGATCGGGAGCGCGGACTCGGTGCGGCCGGCTTGAGTATTGGGGAAGTCGGGCTGGCGGAAATCCTCCGGTTTGCCGGCGGCGACGCCCGCCGCGCGCTCGGGACGCTCGAAGTCGCCGCCGAACTCGCCGGCCAGAGCGGCCGCGACGCCATCACCGCCGATGACGTCCGCGAAGCCGCGCAGCATAAGGCCCTGCTTTACGATCGCGCAGGGGACGAGCACTACAACGTCATCTCAGCCTTCATCAAAAGTATGCGCGGCAGCGATCCCGACGCGGCGCTCTACTGGATGACCCGCATGGTCGAGGCGGGCGAGGAGCCACTGTTCATCGCGCGCCGGATGGTGATCTTCGCCGCGGAGGACGTCGGCAACGCCGATCCGCGCGCGCTCCAAATTGCGTTGGCGGTCAAGGACGCCGTGGACTTCGTGGGACTGCCAGAAGGGATCATTCCGCTCGCGCAGGGCGTCACTTATCTCGCCGGCGCACCGAAATCCAACGCCGCGTATCGCGGGATGACCGCGGCGCGCGAAGACGCCCGCTCATTCGGTGCGCTCCCCGTCCCGCTCCATCTGCGCAACGCGCCGACCCCGCTGATGCGCGGTCTGGGCTATGGCGCCGAGTATCAGTATCCGCATGATTATGCGGACGCGATCGCAAATCAGTCGTACTTGCCAGAGAAACTCGAAGGCAAAATCTACTACACACCGACGGATCGCGGCGAGGAACTGCGCCTGCGCGAATATCTCGAAACCGTGCATCAGCGCCGGAGAAAGTCTCGTGAGACGAAATAG